The Wansuia hejianensis genomic interval ATCCGCATCTTCCAGCAGCAGCGCATGATTCTTGGCCTCACACTGTGCCTGTACGCGCTTCCCATGGGCCGCCGCGACAGAATAGATATGTTTTCCCACGTCAGTTGTGCCGACAAAGGTTACCGCTTTGACGCGTTCATCCGTCATCATAATTTCTGCCTCTTTTCGGCCGCAGGTTACCAGATTAACAACGCCCTTTGGAAATCCTCCTTCTTCATAAAACAGCTCCAATATCCGCATGGATGTCAGCGGCGTCTGACTGTTTGCTTTTAATACAACAGTATTCCCGCAGGCGATGGCCAGCGGCACCATCCAGCCCCATGGAATCATCGCCGGAAAATTCATCGGCACAATGCCTGCTACAACGCCCAGGGGAACCCGGTAGGTTGCACAGTCAAACCCGGTTGTCACCTGCAGCCCGCCGCTCCCCTGCATCGTATACGGGACGGAAGTGGCAAATTCTGTCGGCTCAATGGCCTTTAACACATCCCCTCTGGCCTCATTCAGGTTTTTGCCCAGCTCCTTCGCACACAATACTGCCAGCTCCTCCAGATGCTCTACGAGAATGTTCCTCCAGCGGAACATATACTGGGCTCTTTTGCTCACCGCCATCTGTGACCAGGCAGGGAAAGCTGCCTGCGCGGCCTCTATAGCGCTCTCCACTTCCTCCTCCGTACAGCAGGGCACCTCCGCGATGACTTCTCCGGTGCTGGAATCAGTCACCGGCATATACCGGCTGCTGTTGGATTCCAGCCATTCCCCATTAATACAATAATTCATTCTTCTGACTACACTCATTTTTCCAAAACGCTCCTCTCATACATTGTAGAACAGCAAAGCTGTTCCCCCGCCCCGCCAGGGGCATGTGTTGCGGGATACTCGGGAGTATACTTTGTCCCCCGCCCGTCAGGGCATGCATTGCCAAGTGCCCTGCGGGTTTGATTTGTTATTAAATATTTCGATACAGTTTTTCACCGTATGGTAGGTGCCCTTAACCATACATTCGTTTAAATCGAAATAGGAATAGGGACTCCCGGCGGAAAAGTACTCCTTAGCACTGTCTACCAGCGCATCCATATTCGCGGTGGCAATATTAATCTTCCGGATGCCCAGGCGGATGCAGTTTCTGAATTCTTCCGGAGAAATTCCGCTGCCCCCATGCAGCACAAGCGGAACAGGAACTGCCTCATGGATCTCCTGCAGCCGGCGGAAATCCAGCTGCGGCCTGCCATGGTAGTGCCCGTGCGCGTTTCCGATGGCGATGGCCAGCGCATCAATTTCTGTCCTTGCCGCGAACTCCACAGCTTCTTCCAGATCCGTGCACACGATTTCTTCCACCTGCCCGGTCGCTTCCTGTCCCCCCACCGCTCCCAATTCCGCCTCAACAGATACATGGGCCGGATGTGCCAGACGGCAGATCTCATTGGTTTCCTCTATATTTTTTTCAAAAGACTGTCTCGATCCGTCATACATGACGGATGTAAATCCCAGCCCAATAGCTTTCCGGATCGTATCCGCCGAAATTCCGTGATCCAGGTGAACCGCCACTTTGACGCCGGCCTGCTTCGCGGCCTGCACCATCATCGCCCCCACATAGTCCAGTGGAGAATTATCCAGCCGTTTTTCTGCAATCTGCAAAATAATACTGGATTGCAATTCCTCAGCCGCCTTTATAATTCCCATGGTCATTTCCATATTGAACGTGCTGAAGGAGCCTATAGCCTTGTTTTCCCGCTCTGCCTCTTCCAGCAATTCAGTCAAAGTAACTAACACGCTAACATACACCGCCTTTACCAGTAAATTTCTTTCTGTTACTCATTGATCTGTTTTTTGGGAACCGCAGCAATCAGGACTAAGATCAAAACCGCACCCTGGATCAAATTTTTAATAGCGCTGTTCAGATGCCACTGGGTCAGCGCGATATTCAAAAAGGCATTGAGCATCGTCCACATAATACTCGCGAATACAATTCCAACCATGCTCGTCTTGCCTCCGTTCAGACTGGTGCCTCCGATCACCGCCGCCGCCACGCAGGGCAGGAGATATGCGCTTCCCGCATTCTGACCGCCCATACCCAGGTAGGCATTCAGCATAATGCTGGCAAAAAATGTGAGCACAGCCGTCATGATAAAAGCTGTAATTACAACCTTAGGCAAGTTGACGCCTGCAAATCCGGCTGCCGTTCGGTTCATGCCGGCCGCACGGAGCTGCCACCCAAATACGGTCCGGTTAATCACGAACCAGGCGGCCAACACGACGGCAGCCGTGATGAAAATGCGCACCGGAATCCCCAAGAACGTCCCCGTCTGTATGAGCCTTTTGAATGACTCATTGGGCGCCCCTGATATCTGCCGGGAAGAGATCACCATGGTTAGGGAATAGACAATATACCCCACAGCCAGCGTCGTGATCATCGCCGGAACCTTCAGATAATAATTGACAACCCCATTGGCCACTCCTATCACAATGCAGGCTGCCAGCCCTGCCAGAACTCCGGCGGCATAATTTCCCACGGCCAGCGAAACCCCGGAGATCAAGTAGGGTACAAAGCTCACTACGTAGGTCAGCGAAAGGTCAATGGCTCCTTCACCCGTTGTGATTACCACTGCCTGCCCTATGGTCATAATCAGCAGAAAGCAGCTCAAATTAATATTCACGCCAAGAGTAGAAATCTCAAAATTGCCGTTTAATATGGAAATACCGATCCACAGCAGGAGAATTCCAAGCAATGGCCACACCCAGGGACTGCCGCTGATTTTCT includes:
- a CDS encoding ketose-bisphosphate aldolase codes for the protein MLVTLTELLEEAERENKAIGSFSTFNMEMTMGIIKAAEELQSSIILQIAEKRLDNSPLDYVGAMMVQAAKQAGVKVAVHLDHGISADTIRKAIGLGFTSVMYDGSRQSFEKNIEETNEICRLAHPAHVSVEAELGAVGGQEATGQVEEIVCTDLEEAVEFAARTEIDALAIAIGNAHGHYHGRPQLDFRRLQEIHEAVPVPLVLHGGSGISPEEFRNCIRLGIRKINIATANMDALVDSAKEYFSAGSPYSYFDLNECMVKGTYHTVKNCIEIFNNKSNPQGTWQCMP
- a CDS encoding CoA-acylating methylmalonate-semialdehyde dehydrogenase translates to MSVVRRMNYCINGEWLESNSSRYMPVTDSSTGEVIAEVPCCTEEEVESAIEAAQAAFPAWSQMAVSKRAQYMFRWRNILVEHLEELAVLCAKELGKNLNEARGDVLKAIEPTEFATSVPYTMQGSGGLQVTTGFDCATYRVPLGVVAGIVPMNFPAMIPWGWMVPLAIACGNTVVLKANSQTPLTSMRILELFYEEGGFPKGVVNLVTCGRKEAEIMMTDERVKAVTFVGTTDVGKHIYSVAAAHGKRVQAQCEAKNHALLLEDADLESAANAIVNSTYGCAGMRCMALPVVVVQESIADRFVALLKDKAQKLKVGCAYEEATQLGPVVSAKHKESVCRWIQTGVDEGAELVLDGRNCVVSGYENGYFVGPTIFDRVTPEMSVGNCEIFGPVTLIKRVKDFQEGLEIMNANPFANGSVIFTQSGYYAREFELRTDGGMVGINVGIPVPTAYYPFSGNKDSFFGDQHVLGLDGVRFFTRAKTVTKHWYSEESKYKKVDTWEGTVDR
- a CDS encoding ABC transporter permease, whose protein sequence is MNIKKKISGSPWVWPLLGILLLWIGISILNGNFEISTLGVNINLSCFLLIMTIGQAVVITTGEGAIDLSLTYVVSFVPYLISGVSLAVGNYAAGVLAGLAACIVIGVANGVVNYYLKVPAMITTLAVGYIVYSLTMVISSRQISGAPNESFKRLIQTGTFLGIPVRIFITAAVVLAAWFVINRTVFGWQLRAAGMNRTAAGFAGVNLPKVVITAFIMTAVLTFFASIMLNAYLGMGGQNAGSAYLLPCVAAAVIGGTSLNGGKTSMVGIVFASIMWTMLNAFLNIALTQWHLNSAIKNLIQGAVLILVLIAAVPKKQINE